One cyanobiont of Ornithocercus magnificus genomic region harbors:
- a CDS encoding peptidase M32, whose protein sequence is MPVSGATWRGEQLTLLARQLHQRQSSPDYAALVADARSEWEQDTRSGRLTDTESQKRERNLDLLILDLQRQQRQDPNLVSELAMAKAKGYSLWQNARAASDFSLFAPALRQLVSLRQEQANQLAEPRSCWETLAQPFEPDLQLDRLLELFAPLKQHLPELLDQVNAASRPKHPSWDLSASQQQRLCNQLFQEWGRDLSITSVAKSAHPFSITLGPRDFRLTSRVVSGRPLSCFLATAHEWGHSLYEQGLPTASHQWSPWPLGQATSMAVHESQSLFWENRVARSEPFAQRWWQRFRSEGAPLESASMFWRAMNPIAPGTSRVESDELSYGLHIIIRTDLELALLEQGLPVEDLPSEWNRRYQELLGVTPSHDAEGCLQDVHWSEGAFGYFPSYLLGHLLSAQLSEAMEAAIGAPEEHIACGDMTRLLTWLREHVHSVGRALNTEGLVQKVSGHSLTSEAFLTYLKAKLARLKSTD, encoded by the coding sequence ATGCCTGTGAGCGGAGCCACCTGGCGAGGGGAACAACTTACCCTTTTAGCTCGTCAGCTACATCAGCGCCAAAGTTCACCTGATTATGCTGCCCTGGTAGCAGATGCCCGTTCTGAATGGGAGCAGGATACCCGCAGCGGACGGTTGACAGATACAGAGAGCCAAAAGCGGGAACGCAATCTTGACCTTCTTATTCTGGATCTGCAGCGTCAGCAACGCCAGGACCCTAATCTTGTCTCAGAGCTCGCGATGGCTAAAGCCAAGGGCTATAGCCTCTGGCAGAACGCCCGCGCTGCCAGCGATTTCTCTCTATTTGCTCCTGCCCTACGCCAGTTGGTTAGCCTGCGGCAAGAGCAGGCTAACCAACTGGCTGAGCCTAGGAGCTGTTGGGAGACTCTCGCTCAGCCTTTTGAACCTGATCTGCAACTGGATCGGTTGCTAGAGCTGTTCGCGCCTTTGAAGCAGCATCTCCCAGAATTACTAGATCAGGTAAACGCCGCTTCTAGGCCCAAGCATCCGAGCTGGGACCTCAGTGCTTCCCAGCAGCAGCGGCTCTGTAATCAGCTGTTCCAGGAGTGGGGACGCGACCTGTCTATTACCTCTGTAGCAAAATCAGCTCATCCCTTTTCGATCACCCTGGGTCCTCGTGATTTCCGGCTGACCAGCCGGGTCGTTTCAGGTAGACCCCTGTCCTGCTTCCTGGCGACTGCTCATGAATGGGGGCACTCACTTTACGAACAAGGACTGCCAACAGCTAGTCACCAATGGTCCCCCTGGCCCCTTGGTCAGGCCACCTCGATGGCGGTCCATGAAAGCCAATCGCTGTTCTGGGAGAACCGGGTAGCCCGGAGTGAACCATTTGCGCAGCGCTGGTGGCAACGCTTTCGCTCTGAAGGGGCTCCGCTGGAATCTGCCTCCATGTTCTGGCGGGCAATGAATCCGATTGCACCAGGCACTAGTCGTGTGGAGTCAGATGAGCTCAGCTACGGGCTTCACATCATAATCCGGACTGATCTGGAACTCGCCCTGCTGGAACAAGGCTTGCCTGTGGAAGACTTGCCATCTGAGTGGAATCGCCGTTACCAGGAACTGCTTGGGGTCACTCCTTCGCATGACGCCGAAGGCTGTCTTCAAGATGTTCACTGGTCTGAAGGAGCGTTCGGCTACTTCCCCTCCTATCTGTTGGGCCATCTGCTGAGTGCCCAGCTCAGCGAGGCGATGGAAGCTGCGATTGGTGCCCCTGAAGAGCATATTGCTTGTGGCGATATGACACGTCTCCTCACCTGGCTACGAGAGCACGTTCATTCTGTTGGTCGAGCTCTGAATACCGAAGGTCTGGTGCAGAAGGTGAGTGGGCATTCATTGACCAGTGAGGCCTTTCTCACATATCTCAAGGCCAAACTCGCCCGTCTGAAAAGCACCGACTGA